The Alistipes finegoldii DSM 17242 DNA segment GCCCCGCGCGAGATAGCGTTCGTCGCCCGTGGCGGCGTAGAGTTTCAGCGCGTAGACCGTACCGGGAGCGTTCGAGCAGGTATTCTTCGAATGTTTCTGCTGTTCGCACCAGTAGATGCCGCCGCCCAGCACGTCGTCCGTGCCGCTCTCGATGAATTTCCAGATCATCTCGGCTTCGGCGAGGTACTTTTTGTCGCCCGTGGCTTCGTAGATATCGCAGAAATCAATGCCCAGCCAGACATTGTCGTCGTAAAAGCGGTCCGAAGCGGAGGCCGTATTGATATAGGAGGCATAGGCCGCGGGCATGCGCGTCGTGTCGAGGTATTCGGCCAGCCCCGGCAGTACGCGCCCGTCGAGCACGCTGCGGTACGACGCGTCGGCTTCGAGAATCGTATTCACGGCCGAGAGGGTTCCCGAAAAGGGCCAGAGGTAGGAATAGGGATTGGGGCGCGCCTGATCCGCCGAAGCGAGGTAGCTCGCCGTATAATCCACATTGAACGGATAGTTCTCGCGCAGCAGGCGGTTTTCGGCCACGCCGTAATGCGCGTATATCGAATCGAGCGTCGCCTTTGCGCGATCGAGGTTGCGGGCGTCGCACGCCACGCCGCCGTTGTTGCAGCAAGCCGCGAAAACAGACGCGGCAAAAGCCATAATAAGCAGTTTCTTCATCGTTTATCGGTTATTTTGCAGGCAATACGGTTATATACCATGTTTTCTGAACGCCGAGCGCCCGGTTGATGCCTTCGACGACCAGCGACTCCATCCGCAAATAGCCGGAAAGAACCGGATGACAGCCGTCTTGGGAGAGCTCTTCGGACATTCCGCCGCTGCCGTTATCGAGCGCCCGATGGTAATCCACATAGGGAATCTTCTGCTCCGCGGCATAGCGTTCCAGCATCGTATTGAGTCGTCGGACCTCATCGGCAGGCTCCATTTCGGGCCGCCACGAGAAGCGGTCGCAGGGCAGCAACGAACAAAGCACCACCTTGATCCCGTTGTAGCGGGCCAGATCGCACATCGAGACGATGTTGCCGAAGACGTTTTCGAGTTCTATGGGGCCGTTGTTCCGCGCGATGTCGTTGATGCCCGCCAGAATGACCACGACCTGCGGTTTCAGGTCGATCACGTCGCTGCGGAAACGGGCGAGCATATGGACGGTCGTCTGCCCGCTGATACCGCGGTCGAGGAACCCGTTCCGTTCGAAGAAATCGGGATCGACGCGAATCCAGCTATCGGTGATGGAATTGCCCATGAAGACCACCTCGACGGGCCGGTCCAACACGGCATTCTGAAGTTCATAACGTCCGTACTGCGCCCAGTCCACCGGTCCATCGGCACGAAGCGCCGCGACGGAGAAAAGAGCCAGCGACAAGAGTACGATTTTTTTCATGCAGGTCATACGGGTTTCGGGTTTTCGCTAACAAAATTAGAAAACGCCGGGGAATCGGCAGTCCGTATCCATGAAGAAATAGTACAGATACGTGCCAAACACTCCTGAACAGGCATTTTCACGCTTCCGGCCCCGCATATCGGGGCGTCGGGTCCGGTTTTGCAACCGCAAAAATACGATTTTTGTCTGTTTTCTGGACTTTTCGACACAATATTTATCCGATTTAAGCCGTATTTTGCATAAATTTGCACAAAAGAGTTCAAACCTACCTAACCGACAGTTCCCATGACACGAAAAACCGGTCTCGTCTGGCTGCTCCTGCTGTTCTGTACGGCAGTCCGCGCCAGCAACCTGCGGCAGATATCGAGCCGCGAAGGGATATCGAACAACGCCATACTTTCGCTGGCTCAGGACAAACACGGATTCATCTGGGTCGGAAGCTGCGACGGCC contains these protein-coding regions:
- a CDS encoding GDSL-type esterase/lipase family protein, with amino-acid sequence MTCMKKIVLLSLALFSVAALRADGPVDWAQYGRYELQNAVLDRPVEVVFMGNSITDSWIRVDPDFFERNGFLDRGISGQTTVHMLARFRSDVIDLKPQVVVILAGINDIARNNGPIELENVFGNIVSMCDLARYNGIKVVLCSLLPCDRFSWRPEMEPADEVRRLNTMLERYAAEQKIPYVDYHRALDNGSGGMSEELSQDGCHPVLSGYLRMESLVVEGINRALGVQKTWYITVLPAK
- a CDS encoding glycoside hydrolase family 76 protein, whose protein sequence is MKKLLIMAFAASVFAACCNNGGVACDARNLDRAKATLDSIYAHYGVAENRLLRENYPFNVDYTASYLASADQARPNPYSYLWPFSGTLSAVNTILEADASYRSVLDGRVLPGLAEYLDTTRMPAAYASYINTASASDRFYDDNVWLGIDFCDIYEATGDKKYLAEAEMIWKFIESGTDDVLGGGIYWCEQQKHSKNTCSNAPGTVYALKLYAATGDERYLARGKALYAWTKEHLLDPEDGLYFDNIGLDGRIGRAKFAYNSGQMVQAGALLYKATGDESYLKDAQRTAAACYDRFFGEFTPQGGETFRIIDKGNVWFSAVMVRGLAELYAIDGNAAYLGDVQRTLDYAWEHARDAQGLFETDFTGADKQSEKWLLTQGAMAEMYGRMSGVKLDQTK